In bacterium, the genomic stretch CGGCGGCCCGTTCTCGGCGCCCGCAGGGAAGGTCGCGCCGGCGCGCGCCCCCGGCGACCGCCTCCAGCCGCTCTCGATCCTTCGGCGGGCGATCGCGGACCGCATGTCGCGAAGCGCGCGGGAGATCCCGCACGCCTACGGTGCCGTGGAAGTGGACGTGACGGGGCTCGTGCGCCATCGCGACGCCCACAAGTCCGCGTGGCGGACCCGCGAGGGCGTGAACATCACGCTTACCGCGTTCGTCGTGCGCGCGGTGACGCGGGCGCTGCGGGCGTACCCGCTCGTGAACTCGACGTTCACGCCGGAGGGGATCCTCGTCAAGCAGGCGATCCACGTGGGCGTCGGCGTCGCGGTCACAGACGGGCTGATCGTGCCGGTGATCAAGCACGCCGATCAACGCAGCGTCGTCGGCATCGCCCGGGAAATCGACGCGCTCGCCGGCCGCGCGCGCCAAGGCAAGCTCGCGCCGGACGACATCGCCGGCGGCACGTTCACGATCACCAACGCGGGGGTGTACGGCTCGATCTACTCGATGCCGATCATCAACCATCCGCAGGCGGCGATCCTGTCGACCGACGCGGTCGTGCGGCGCCCGGCGGTCGTGGGGGAGGGGATCGCGATCCGCGACGTCATGAACGTCGGCATCGGCTTCGACCATCGGGTGTTCGACGGGGCGCTGGCGTTGCAGTTCCTCACGCACATCAAGCGGCAGCTCGAGGAGTTTTCGCCGGTGGGAGAGTCCGCGGAGTTCTGAGTCATCGGGCGGGCCGCCGGCCCGACGATCCGCCCGATCGGACAAAAGGGGTGAACGATGGGCGTTGAACGACGGCCGGAGTGGCTGAAGGTCAAGCTGCCGAGCGGCCCTAATTTCCGCGACCTGGTCGGGATCATGCGCACCCAGGCGCTGCATACCGTGTGCGAAGAAGCACGGTGTCCCAACATCGGCGACTGCTGGGAGCGAAAGACAGCAACGTTTCTGATCCTCGGGAACGTCTGCACGCGGCACTGTGCGTACTGCGCGATCGCCCACGGGCTCCCGACCGAGCTCGACGTGCAGGAGCCCGAGCGTGTCGCCGACGTCGTCGCCAGGATGAAGCTCCGGCACGTCGTGGTCACGTCCGTGGACCGGGACGATCTGCGCGACGGCGGGGCCGGGATGTTTGCTCGAACGATCCGGCTGATCCGCGAGCGCGCCTCGGGGTGTTCCGTCGAGGTGCTGATTCCGGATTTCAAAGGCGACGCGGAGCCGCTCCGCACCGTGCTCGCGGCCGAGCCGGACATCCTCAACCACAACATCGAGACCGTGCCGCGTCTGTTTCGGGACGTCCGGCGGGGCGGCAACTACCGTCGCTCGCTTGCGCTGCTCGAGCGCGCCAAGGCCTGGGGGCGCCGGGGGTTGACGAAAAGCGGCATGATGGTCGGCCTCGGCGAGGCGAGGGAGGAGATCCTCGGCACGATGCGGGATCTACGCGCCGTATCCTGCG encodes the following:
- a CDS encoding dihydrolipoamide acetyltransferase family protein, with the translated sequence MPTEVKMPQLGESVHEGTIGKWLKLPGDRVAKYEPLVEVITDKVNVEMPSPLAGVLGQILVEEGKTVAAGTPIALIDEAGAQAARAGVSLPAAATAAPAGTGVPVMSGDGRTAVQGQSARGGGPRLSPLVRRLAEEHHLPIEELETIRGTGTGGRVTKDDVLRHLESRGSATPVAAEATAPAPAPGEPGVAGGPFSAPAGKVAPARAPGDRLQPLSILRRAIADRMSRSAREIPHAYGAVEVDVTGLVRHRDAHKSAWRTREGVNITLTAFVVRAVTRALRAYPLVNSTFTPEGILVKQAIHVGVGVAVTDGLIVPVIKHADQRSVVGIAREIDALAGRARQGKLAPDDIAGGTFTITNAGVYGSIYSMPIINHPQAAILSTDAVVRRPAVVGEGIAIRDVMNVGIGFDHRVFDGALALQFLTHIKRQLEEFSPVGESAEF
- the lipA gene encoding lipoyl synthase; the protein is MGVERRPEWLKVKLPSGPNFRDLVGIMRTQALHTVCEEARCPNIGDCWERKTATFLILGNVCTRHCAYCAIAHGLPTELDVQEPERVADVVARMKLRHVVVTSVDRDDLRDGGAGMFARTIRLIRERASGCSVEVLIPDFKGDAEPLRTVLAAEPDILNHNIETVPRLFRDVRRGGNYRRSLALLERAKAWGRRGLTKSGMMVGLGEAREEILGTMRDLRAVSCDILTIGQYLSPGKDYAPIARYYHPDEFAALKAEGLAMGFRHVESGPLVRSSYHADEQAVAAAT